The genomic DNA TGGAGAAATTATATGGCGACTGCATTCTCAAACACGAGCAGTTTTCAGGTTTTCGAAATCTAAGATTACTAAAATTGGTGGGTGCAAAGCTGACAGGTGACTTTGAGAATCTCCTTCCAAAGTTAAAGTGGTTCACATGGCAACGATGTCCTTCCGATTTCGCTGCGACCAATCTAACATTGGAGAATTTAGTAGTTCTTGACCTTTCCGACAGTTTTATCACTGAAAACTGGGCTGGCTGGAACATGGTTCAGGTAACATATCCAAGAACCTGAGAAAACTTGTATTCTAAAGTAATTCTTCTTAATACGATCCTTACCTTTGTTGCGATGTTTATCGTTATGAAACAGATAGCAAAGAATTTGAAGGCCTTAGACCTCACTGGGTGCTGTAACTTGACAAGTACACCTGACTTGTCCAACAATGATGCTTTAGAGAGATTGATTCTCAGAGGATGCCGTAATTTAGCTGAAATACACGGCTCCATCAATAAGCTGACAAGACTGAAGCATCTTGATCTTCAAGGCTGTCCTTCTCTGAGAGGATTGCCCGAAGAGATAGGTTCGCTGGAAGATTTGGAAAAGATTTTGGTGGACGGGAATCATGGAGCTCCTTTCCACTTACCAGAATCAATTGGTAATTTATGCTCTCTATCTGTCATGAAATTACATGGGGTGGAAATTACGAGAATTCCCGACTCTATTGGAGGACTGGTGAATCTCACGCACCTCTCTATGCAGTTCTGTAGTGGCATGAAGACACTTCCAGACACAATGGGGGATTTGAAATCACTAGTTGAGTTAGACATGTCTGGTACAGAGTTGAGTGCATTGCCTAACTCTGTTGGACGGCTAACTCGACTTCAGTCGCTGCGTTTAGATTCATCGAAAATTTCGAGAATTCCCGATTCTATTGGAGGATTGGTGAATCTCACGTGCCTCTCTATTGTAAACCATAGTGGCATTAAGACACTTCCAGACAGTATCGGAGATTTGAAATCGTTAGTTGAGTTACAGATGGTTTGTACAGAGTTGAGTGCATTGCCTAACTCTGTTGGACGGCTAACTAGACTTCAGTCGCTGCGTTTATTTTCAACGAAGATAGAGGGGCTTCCGGACACCCTAGGAGACATGGAATCATTAGTTAGGTTATATTTGTCCGGCAAAAATTTAAGTGCGTTGCCTGATTCTGTTGGACGACTAAGTAAACTCAAGGGTTTGGAGTTAAATTCAACGAAGATAGAGGAGCTTCCTGACTCTTTTGGGGATTTGAAATCGTTGGTACATTTGGATCTGAGCTCATCCAAACTGAGGATTTTACCGGATTCTGTGGGAGAGATGTCTGAATTATCGGAGTTGTTTCTGCGTGGTTGCAACATAAGAAAGTTGCCTAGTTCTATCTGGAAGTTAGCAAAGCTAGAATTCTTCTCTGCTGATTCACAAGGCATAGACGAGATTAAGAATTCGACAAATTTAGAAATTTTGGAGTTGTCCTGTTTGGGCTCGGAATGCCTCCCGCAACTTCCGTCCACACTAGAGTTATTGAGCCTGTACGATGTCTCGGCAAGGACAAAACTCCCAGATTTCTCCAACTTGGAGAGGCTGTGGAAGCTAGAATTCAAAGATTGCTTCCTAAAAGATGAGCAGCTGGAAGGTCTGCGAGTGTTGCAGGAACTGCGTAGTATGCATATAGGCAATTGTTCGGAGGAGCTGGTCAAGTTCTCCTGTCAGATGGGAAATTTGACCGAGCTGGAAATCCTTGGCGGGGAATACCTTTCTGAGTCACCATTGCTTGATTTCTCACGCTTGGAAAATCTCGAGAAGTTAGTTCTATGGTCTTTGGAGGAGCTCGCCGAGATTCGCGGCCTCAGAGAACTGGAATACCTGGCGGAATTAACTATCGGGGACTGCGATTCCCTGGAAATGATTGGGAATCTGTCGGAATCGAAAAGGCTAAAGAAGATCTTTATAGTGCGCTGCTCAAAGCTAAGAGAAATCAGAGGCCTCAACAAATTGTTCTTGGCATCTATACGCATCGAGGGCTGCGGATCTGTGAGAAATATTGATGAACTGAAGAAGAGATGCGCGTGGGGAAAATTCGATGGATTAGAAGTTGAGAACAATGCCGATTGATGAGGTAAATATTCATAGCATTACAGCACATATGGATATCTTAGTTGATATAACAATTACGAGCAGTAAATTAAGATAATCATACGACGATATATCAGTTACAGCACAGTCATATAATGATTTATCAAAGAAAGAtgcagagagagagtgaagatTCAGAACTGCAGCAATGGCGGGGTTGCAGAGATCTGCAGAGGCTTTCAGGAGGCAGGGCTCCTCACTCCTCAGGCCTTGTGTGGGACGACAAGTTCCTCTCAGGGAAGCTCAACCAAGTGAACGACGGAGCCGGCAATGAGGCCAACAAGCCGAAAGATCCCGACGGCAGGCAAGAACCGTCCCGCGATTCCGAGAAGCTGTCAAGGACTGCCCGCAGTCCTCTTCCCCCGATCGAGACGGCGGCCCTGGAAAGGAACCACAACCACAACCACACTTGACGACCTCTTCTCCCAGAAAATGGTCAGTACCCATACATGCATCACATTTCTTTCCCtcattttttgcatttttcccTGTTCTTTCCCTCACTTTCGCGTAAAGATGGAAACTTTACTCCATTTTCTCCACATTCGGCTCGCTGGGTCTCAGAAATCTCTCACCTTGTCCcctgtttttcttggtttgaCAAAAGGAAATGCTCGACTGTCGAGGGGGATTAGTACGACATACTAGTCAGCCTGGATTTATGGAAGTGTGGATGAGTATCAGGCAGTAGCCTTAAGCCTTGTCTGCGTTTCGGGATCTTGGAGTTCCTGCAAAGCTTTTGGCTGAGATGTGATAGTACTTTCGTTGTATTTTCAGTAGTTATTGTATACTTCAAATGCATTAACAGTCCCGTGGACTTAGTAGATTACGCCAATCATTTGCTAATCAGTTCAAAATGTTATGTTTTATTGAATGCATGACTCTGCATCATTAGCTTCCGTGCAACGGCTACTACTCCAGAAGCATCAGGTTCGCTCGCTGCTGCTCAAGTTTCTCAAAATCCGACTGTCGGGGAATGTCTCGGAAACGCTGATATCATCTACTCATAGGTCTTGTAAGAGGCTCCCGTGCTCCCCAATTTTCTCCTCATCGATTCCTTACTAGGCCTATATCCAATAAAACGAAGCAAAAGGACATGATGAACTTGCACAAAAGTAGTTCGTCATTTCAATTGCCAATGAACTTATTGCACCGACACAATTATGTATGTTGGTGTGCAATCAGTCAGTTCATCGAATTGTTGTACCTTAAGGAAGGAATAATTCTTGTTTTAACATTTGATTGAGTTTCACTTTACCGTCTTTCATAGTATTTCTGCTTTTTGTAATTAGCTGACGAATATGATAGGGTTGGTTTGGTTTCggaattaatattttattccactctatttcattttatgccagaagtatatattatatgtatataatatatataaaaaattattataataatgattaagaaaaagtgaatgtgaaaaattattatttaatgagataaagatatatatatatatatatatatatacgggAATTTAGGTGAGATGTTGATTTATATGGCATTGCATGAAACCGATCCCCGAAGCCAAAGATACTGAACCAGATCTGGgtgaaaaattttgaaatgattTTGGGCTGCCCGATCACTTTGATGTGGAACTTTACTGAtacgtttggttttagaattaagtaaaattgagttttaattttaattgatttgtaataattgcgttgttgaattatgagaaaaagtataaaaaagtaatgaatagttagaaaaaataatgaatagttgagagaatttagtattaaaaattaaattaaacaattaaaaaattgaagaaatgggaaaaagtaataattgtgtcgttgatttttgttatgtagtgagtaaagttaaaattttaaaaatataattcacaAATCAAATAGAGTGTACAATTACCTGTAACTGCTGGAAAATTCTATAGTGCAATCACCAAAAGTGAAGGCACTGTGCAATAAAGAAATTTACTAACTCAATTTAAGTAATATTTGCGAAATCCATATTTCTTATTGCTTGATAATGTTGGGAGAATATACAAGAAATCGAACTAACTGCTCGCACGTAATTTACTGATGATCCTTGTGATAAGTTATTGAAAATCAAAAGGATTTACTTAAATGTTCAACTAATGTACTCAATCCTGAGGAATTCATTTAGGAGACATGAAACAATTATTTTCAAAGTATACGCCGCTTGTCGGCGTTCTTTTTCTAACATATTGTCGCTTTTTTGCATGCCCAAGGCTTCTTGGCCACATAGAATTATACATTATGTTTTAcggaaacaaataaaaaaaagaaaagaaaactcaAAAGACCACTAGGTGTATATGATTATATAATTGTGCGTGCGTACGTACGCACATATTCTATCTTCCGGTCATAATCTATTCATATGATTGGTGTATAGATTACACAATAGAGAGGAGCATATTTTCCTTTCCTAATTTATCTGATTAAAAAGTGCCGGTCGATCGATTAACTAACAAATCATTTCTTAAGTTCAATACCGCCGCAACAGACCATGACAAGtgtcaaattaattaatcacagGCAAGTAGATCTTGCTGATGATCTGAACTCGGAATATTATCTAGGTTTCATTATTCTCAACTAAACTCGATATTAAATTACGTAGACAACTATTAATATGTGATCGGCAATGGCTCCATCAACCGTCCATGCATAGGCAAGTAGTACCATCCTTATCtagtaaaataaatatgtCGATAGTCGGCTAAGTAACGACGTCTTTCTAAAATATTGTCTCCTCAGAATATAGGGAGGAAAAAGAGTGACGTGCATCAacccatttatttattctaaaCCTTAAGAGTTTTGCACCACTCTCCTATTCAAGTGGAGGCACAAATTGCCAATGAatgtctcttttttttttttttcaattttaagttaattgtGACTATATGCTAATTAAAGACCATTATTCAAGGGAGGCTGATTGTGACGACTGAATGCATAATCTTATTACATGTCAATACCAGCATCATCCCCACCTATGTGTAATTTATCTATGAGGATTATTCCTATCCCTTcgtttttctctctcttagATGCAGGGCATACAAATTTCATGTcactttttaatttatttatttatcctttttatattttacttaTTATGTTTACGATAATAAATAGCTTAGTAGAGTGATGAATGTACCTGAagcttttcttcattttcaaaaGACCAATATAAAACAAGTTCTATTTGTTTGTCGATGCATGATGAGTCTTTGCCTAGGTTGTATAATGAACTAACTAATGAAGCCTAAAACATTCTCGGTACAGCGTAAGGATTCGAGAGCAAGCTTccgtttctttgttttttcacATCGGAATGTTATGCCGACGAAGTGTCTTTTGCATCGTTTGACTGGACTCCCTTATACCCATGGACACATGATTAACATATATAGTTTCTGTTAATTTGATTGTTATGGTATAAGGATCTAGTTTGTTGTGTTAGAACCTAATCAGACCTAATAATCCCAACTACATATTAGTTAGGCTTTCCCCTTAGTAGTATAGTTGAACGGTCAGTGTCATACACCTATATAAATGTGTCTACATTAATTCTTTTATAGCGGTCGCACTATTATAAAATATGGAGCTCAAAGTATAGTATTATCTACATTTCAGAATTTTGCATATCACCTTTCAACGTCTCCAGACAAATTTTAATGCCCCATTTTTCGTTCGATATAATTGTATGTCAACCTGATTCTTCACTTATTACGGCCACTAATAGAATACATAACTCTTGatgaaacaataaaatgtCCACTTTCAACTCcttcgaaatttttttttacacttattatttcattatattaggtaCATGGACCTctcttgtaatcgaaaaaaatttacacGTTTCAGCCACAAAAGAATAATGTACAACCAACGTGGATTAAGTGCTTCATATAATTCAACACCTCTTACTTTTAAGTAAAATCTCAAgttctaattttataaatagataaaattcagaatcaaGAGAGTTTTACTTTAGTCCAACTCTAATTTAGTAGTTGGAACTTATTGCAGTTCTAGATATCATATTAGTAGTTGAAACTTATTGCACTTCTAGTTATAATCTAAAAAGAAAGAGTAATTCACAAAAACATTTGCAAGCTGCCATCAATGTATAATTCCATGATCCTTCAAATGGTGGAATATTTCATGATTTGGTCATCATTAAGCAAAATACACGACAAATGATTATTCTCACGTATAAGGCACGTATATAACTAATTAGTATCTATCAATTATATGGCTAAGAAATCAAAAAAAGATGTAGTGCAGTAGCGTATGTTCTCGCTTGGTAACCAAAAGGTCCCACATTCGATATTTGGTGGGACTATTCAtgctcttttattatttattatgattttgtttcattatattataatcATGGACCtctttttgtaaaaaaataattatatggcTGAGAAAAGATTATGAGCTTACCAGCCCCACCAGCTGTGGTGGTTTGCCCTCTTATCATCAGTCTCTTTTTGTATACACGTGCCTAATAGAAACAAGGTCTTGTACTGAAATAATTGGAGCCACTCACATTGGGTGAGATCCATGGGAATTAAACTAAAGAGTATTTTTAGTTGGTGGAAATTGTATTGGAGCCACTTTTCGCTATTTGGGTCAGCAATGACAGGATTGGATGGTGGaccccttttttttcattattgttTTCTTCCATTACGCAATTTTTGTTGATGAACAGACATGACGGATTGCACCAATAAATCAATTATAAGGTCGTGCAAATTCGACCGGGTGGTTAAGTGGACACAATTGATCATGGAGATATTtagattataaaattttattggaTACAAAGACATAAGAATTTACCCCTGGAGTAATCTTTGGATCGAGCACGGGCGACTTTCATTTGACCTACACAAAGAGATGGACTAAGTGATCGAGGTGCGTATATGCTAGCTTGAACACTAACTCTAGTTGTCCATCATCTAGGAGTTACTGTAATACCAATTATCGTGGCAACATGGGACAAATCACTAAGATAGAGCACTGAcgttaatataatataattgccAAAGTTATGGTAGTTCAAATATAGATATGGCAGCATTTAATTGGTTGGCACCAGGTTAAGATTAGGTTCTAACTCATTCAGAGCCCTATACTTTTTAGCTTATCCAACATACATATGTTTGACTAACATTTGGCcaatatgtgtatatatatatacatatatatatatgacgcCAAAATTTGGTCGGATTAAGGAAAGAGACCCCGTGAAGAAATGCAATCTCCTCATGACAAGTCGAACGGCCCCGAAATTCCCTAGTTATTGTTTCCTTCTTAATGGATCGCATGATATTTGATCAAAAGTAATGATGAGGGAATTTTTTCAGCTTTATCTGATATTTAGATTAATGATCCAgcaaaaaagatatttttagattaattaattagacatgcatatatatatatatatatatatatattcaaaatcaTGCCTCTTCCAACATATGCAAATCCTAAGGAACCTGAGTCGAGGTCCATACTCCATAGCCTCCACAAGGTGCTTTATCCCTTtccatgttttattattattttattattgtcttattttgaatttttgctaaataatatatgtaacGTTATAACAGGATactaaaaagaataaattacaCTGGTAATTCAAAaggttttataaatattttaatatgatataaattttttttattatttaattgtataaaatattttaaagttatttcagtatagtacaaattGTCATCTCATCATTAACGCAGTcaagccgtcctttacaagatcataaattttgcaccatcatgtaatttacgtaaaacattttatactactaagttacaatttcaaaacattttgcaccatcatatAACGTCCCATAAAAATTAGTTTTGCACAATCAGCGTTGACTTGACGGCATCAGTGGTGAGATGATGATTTGTACTATActaaaacaactttgaaacattttgtaccatcaagtaacaaaaaaaatttatactatatatttgtaaaactctttgaaccaccagtgcaatttactctattaaaaaataatctcCACATAGTTTTCGTTACGCAGCTGCCTATTTATGATTGGATGAGATTAAGTTTCCACGTCAGCCTCACAAGAGGATATGCTTCGAATATTATATGTCAGTACAGCTACGAATAAATTATACATTTacaattttttccatttactatattacttttctttttatcttttttgtcGACACTTTCtgtctatttctttttcttttgggtgaatttttttattttataaatctcTGGATCAGGCGTCTCCATACGTTCTTTCTTCGTCCCCAGATGTATTATTATGAGCCCTGCAGGTTGTTTCCATGCAATTATTGGAGCCTTGATGCTCGTTGATAGTCCAAAAGGAGGAGAGAAACACTACATGCatgaaataaatcatataagtagcaaaataaaaacaatcGCAGTTAATTGCATTCCATTTCGAATATAGTAATGACCAGCCCATATGAAAAACATCATATGTTTTACGTGACATTGTTGCTACATGGGATCCTAAAAAATATGACACTTTAGAGAGGGAAGAAGACTTCCGATAACTTACtatttaatcaataaatagTGACGGTACGATGATTCTCCCAGCATATTGATTGAGTACTCAAGGAAATATCTATGCAGTTAATTCTCCTttcaagccaaaaaaaaaatatcattggTCACCTCTTCGCAAAGAagatatttacatttttttttgggttaaacAATGCATGCATAATTTACGTATACACACTTATTTgcacttttccttttccttttgttgGAATGGTATTTACTTACTTTACAATGTTATATATCCGATAAGGTTGAAATCAATTCAAGATTACGTATTttgggaagaaaagaaagagagagaccaTATAAActtctaattattattattagaaaaaattacgccatatatctcatgatttcaccaaattttcaaatctatcgtatactttaaaaattaccaaaaatatCACATTATTTACAtttggttccaaatctattccaCCGTTATATCTtccgtcaacatttaacggtGTTGCCAACATAAAACATAAGTGGGCTCATTCTTACCACTGTGGCCCTTTACCCGTgatagatttaagaaaaaaattaaaactatgagataaatttgagaaaaaattaaaatcatgaatagatttgaaaaaaattatgggataGGTTTGGAACCTACTTACGTTTCATTAATAGATAAATTGGTAGcgagatagatttggaaccaaatgtaaaattatggaatattttgggtaatttttaaagtatatAATTGAATTGGATGAAACTATAGAATATATGGGTAATAATCCCTTACCATAGGAACATGACATGCAGAGATTATAAACGCATGGGACGGAATACATCGATCAATCTATTATTTGTGTATTATTGTCTGCCCATGTATTCCTGTCCGAATTATTTCCACGGTTgtctgaattttcaaaattcttttgGTTTCTTCTCcgcatatattatattaattcagCATATTGGTATTAATTTCTATTGGAATAGAAAAATTCACCTTTGGATCTACCAGAACCAGAATGACGTATATTAATGGCTACTTTGTATCGCATGGTTTATCGTTTGACCTGAATCCGTCAACAGTTCTCACCATTCATATAAAATGCAAGCAGGAGAGACATGATTTTAGACCAGCTAAATTAATATGACTGGTGAATTTAATTTCCAAATttggaacatatatatatttcacagTATTTTTCGAAGTTTCTTttctccccctttttttttaatgtgtgGACGAATACGCTAAATGATTTGATATTGATTGATGACATGAGTCTCAGTCTTTGAAAATTTGCTGCtattacataaaataataGAGTTGAATTACATGAACGGCGGGTTTGGAAATTTTTGTCTTTAGTTTTGTTTGGCTGATGAAAGAGAAATAATTTGCCCTTTCTTGCAAGTTACATATATCTgagagattattattatttagaaaagaatatatattattatatgtgaACTAATGGTTTGAAGCCAATCCCCTAATCTCACCAATAAGAGAATTGGATAAttgtttttctcttcttcctcttctcttaATTGTTtgctttttcaaatttttggtcaattgttaattttataaaataatattcttcGCAAGTATAGTGCTGAAAGCGTGAGACGAATGAACACGAGATTTCCAGAATGCCTTTCTTGACCACACGGCATGTTGGAGACGAATGGACCATGTCATAGCCCCTCGAGCAATCAGCACTCCGAGCTTACGATGTTCATCGAGGTGATGAACGCACATATATACTAATTAAGATTGCTTGTCAGCTATTGATGCACAAAAcgatctttttctttttttcatttgcgATGCACAAAACaatctttctttttgttattgGAATTTATTCATTACGTAAGTACATAATACTTTCTTTTGATAATAATCACGTCATAACTTCATTTATACATCTGATTAACTTCTCACTGTGCGTTTTT from Punica granatum isolate Tunisia-2019 chromosome 2, ASM765513v2, whole genome shotgun sequence includes the following:
- the LOC116196871 gene encoding TMV resistance protein N-like isoform X3, which translates into the protein MKLLDIDSSDVRIIGIHGMGGIGKTTLAKVIFNQLSARFDCCSFLENIQESLRHNGLECLQKQLVEDLDPKLKNFQKIDTITMLRENFRRRRALIVLDDVNQRKQTEMMVGMLGWFGSGSRIIITTRDRSIFTREACTLAMQEMDRDQALQLFSRHAFGEDSPPSDFRILSEEVIPLTGRLPLAIEVVGSLLCQCEKKRWKVTIERLKKVPNRDVQEKLKISFDALEFDQKQIFLDIACFFINKERSNAILMWEACDFDPDYGIEVLVSMSLVKITEYNKFQMHDLIKDLGREIVREECFGDPAKRSRIWSSKEAKELFKIKQEKENVEGLFLEKLYGDCILKHEQFSGFRNLRLLKLVGAKLTGDFENLLPKLKWFTWQRCPSDFAATNLTLENLVVLDLSDSFITENWAGWNMVQIAKNLKALDLTGCCNLTSTPDLSNNDALERLILRGCRNLAEIHGSINKLTRLKHLDLQGCPSLRGLPEEIGSLEDLEKILVDGNHGAPFHLPESIGNLCSLSVMKLHGVEITRIPDSIGGLVNLTHLSMQFCSGMKTLPDTMGDLKSLVELDMSGTELSALPNSVGRLTRLQSLRLDSSKISRIPDSIGGLVNLTCLSIVNHSGIKTLPDSIGDLKSLVELQMVCTELSALPNSVGRLTRLQSLRLFSTKIEGLPDTLGDMESLVRLYLSGKNLSALPDSVGRLSKLKGLELNSTKIEELPDSFGDLKSLVHLDLSSSKLRILPDSVGEMSELSELFLRGCNIRKLPSSIWKLAKLEFFSADSQGIDEIKNSTNLEILELSCLGSECLPQLPSTLELLSLYDVSARTKLPDFSNLERLWKLEFKDCFLKDEQLEGLRVLQELRSMHIGNCSEELVKFSCQMGNLTELEILGGEYLSESPLLDFSRLENLEKLVLWSLEELAEIRGLRELEYLAELTIGDCDSLEMIGNLSESKRLKKIFIVRCSKLREIRGLNKLFLASIRIEGCGSVRNIDELKKRCAWGKFDGLEVENNAD
- the LOC116196871 gene encoding TMV resistance protein N-like isoform X1, with the translated sequence MGSLYLLILLRWGLVQGLSFSLSLSLWILLAGMKRIREDASPGPQFKRPFGSSSTKEAAEKDDDSEASVSDYEVFLSFRGPDSRQGLADVLYSDMRTAGIRVFRDDDELDIGDEIGKILPAIESSKICVPIFSSTFAASAWCLREVERMVELKKKIMPIFYTATPDDVKLRTELFKKELREHEKQRGEEQVKKWGEALKVVARIKGREVKTTGFAEFSTLFVRALQIKLKVKTKYLTDRLVKRDDHEEAVMKLLDIDSSDVRIIGIHGMGGIGKTTLAKVIFNQLSARFDCCSFLENIQESLRHNGLECLQKQLVEDLDPKLKNFQKIDTITMLRENFRRRRALIVLDDVNQRKQTEMMVGMLGWFGSGSRIIITTRDRSIFTREACTLAMQEMDRDQALQLFSRHAFGEDSPPSDFRILSEEVIPLTGRLPLAIEVVGSLLCQCEKKRWKVTIERLKKVPNRDVQEKLKISFDALEFDQKQIFLDIACFFINKERSNAILMWEACDFDPDYGIEVLVSMSLVKITEYNKFQMHDLIKDLGREIVREECFGDPAKRSRIWSSKEAKELFKIKQEKENVEGLFLEKLYGDCILKHEQFSGFRNLRLLKLVGAKLTGDFENLLPKLKWFTWQRCPSDFAATNLTLENLVVLDLSDSFITENWAGWNMVQIAKNLKALDLTGCCNLTSTPDLSNNDALERLILRGCRNLAEIHGSINKLTRLKHLDLQGCPSLRGLPEEIGSLEDLEKILVDGNHGAPFHLPESIGNLCSLSVMKLHGVEITRIPDSIGGLVNLTHLSMQFCSGMKTLPDTMGDLKSLVELDMSGTELSALPNSVGRLTRLQSLRLDSSKISRIPDSIGGLVNLTCLSIVNHSGIKTLPDSIGDLKSLVELQMVCTELSALPNSVGRLTRLQSLRLFSTKIEGLPDTLGDMESLVRLYLSGKNLSALPDSVGRLSKLKGLELNSTKIEELPDSFGDLKSLVHLDLSSSKLRILPDSVGEMSELSELFLRGCNIRKLPSSIWKLAKLEFFSADSQGIDEIKNSTNLEILELSCLGSECLPQLPSTLELLSLYDVSARTKLPDFSNLERLWKLEFKDCFLKDEQLEGLRVLQELRSMHIGNCSEELVKFSCQMGNLTELEILGGEYLSESPLLDFSRLENLEKLVLWSLEELAEIRGLRELEYLAELTIGDCDSLEMIGNLSESKRLKKIFIVRCSKLREIRGLNKLFLASIRIEGCGSVRNIDELKKRCAWGKFDGLEVENNAD
- the LOC116196871 gene encoding TMV resistance protein N-like isoform X2, with translation MKRIREDASPGPQFKRPFGSSSTKEAAEKDDDSEASVSDYEVFLSFRGPDSRQGLADVLYSDMRTAGIRVFRDDDELDIGDEIGKILPAIESSKICVPIFSSTFAASAWCLREVERMVELKKKIMPIFYTATPDDVKLRTELFKKELREHEKQRGEEQVKKWGEALKVVARIKGREVKTTGFAEFSTLFVRALQIKLKVKTKYLTDRLVKRDDHEEAVMKLLDIDSSDVRIIGIHGMGGIGKTTLAKVIFNQLSARFDCCSFLENIQESLRHNGLECLQKQLVEDLDPKLKNFQKIDTITMLRENFRRRRALIVLDDVNQRKQTEMMVGMLGWFGSGSRIIITTRDRSIFTREACTLAMQEMDRDQALQLFSRHAFGEDSPPSDFRILSEEVIPLTGRLPLAIEVVGSLLCQCEKKRWKVTIERLKKVPNRDVQEKLKISFDALEFDQKQIFLDIACFFINKERSNAILMWEACDFDPDYGIEVLVSMSLVKITEYNKFQMHDLIKDLGREIVREECFGDPAKRSRIWSSKEAKELFKIKQEKENVEGLFLEKLYGDCILKHEQFSGFRNLRLLKLVGAKLTGDFENLLPKLKWFTWQRCPSDFAATNLTLENLVVLDLSDSFITENWAGWNMVQIAKNLKALDLTGCCNLTSTPDLSNNDALERLILRGCRNLAEIHGSINKLTRLKHLDLQGCPSLRGLPEEIGSLEDLEKILVDGNHGAPFHLPESIGNLCSLSVMKLHGVEITRIPDSIGGLVNLTHLSMQFCSGMKTLPDTMGDLKSLVELDMSGTELSALPNSVGRLTRLQSLRLDSSKISRIPDSIGGLVNLTCLSIVNHSGIKTLPDSIGDLKSLVELQMVCTELSALPNSVGRLTRLQSLRLFSTKIEGLPDTLGDMESLVRLYLSGKNLSALPDSVGRLSKLKGLELNSTKIEELPDSFGDLKSLVHLDLSSSKLRILPDSVGEMSELSELFLRGCNIRKLPSSIWKLAKLEFFSADSQGIDEIKNSTNLEILELSCLGSECLPQLPSTLELLSLYDVSARTKLPDFSNLERLWKLEFKDCFLKDEQLEGLRVLQELRSMHIGNCSEELVKFSCQMGNLTELEILGGEYLSESPLLDFSRLENLEKLVLWSLEELAEIRGLRELEYLAELTIGDCDSLEMIGNLSESKRLKKIFIVRCSKLREIRGLNKLFLASIRIEGCGSVRNIDELKKRCAWGKFDGLEVENNAD